CCTCTCGGTCATCTTGACTCCCGCCGCAATATTTTTGTGGTCTGCATTCTTGCTGCAATGACGCGAAAATATGTCAGGCACGACATTGCGCCCGTCCATTCAACCCCTGTCCTGATGTGCGGTCAAGCTCCTCGAGCCATTCGGCCAGATCAAGCGACAGCTGTCTTGTCAGGCGACGGTAGGCTGCGACGCCCTGCTCTGCCGTGGCCGGTATGCTGTCCTGCGTGAGCCGGAACTCCTTGCGTGCCAGCACCCTGTCGCTTCGGGCCGGAAGCCAGGCCGCGCGCGCCACGATCTCAACCCGTGCGCTGGTTTCGCTGTCGAAAATCTGGACGAATTCATCGAGCTCGATCCGGAGCCTGCACTCGTTGGCAACCGGACTGCCTCCCAGGATTGCACGATCAAGCGAACGCGCAAGCAGCTCGGACGGATTCGCAACCCATCTGCTCTCGACGAAAGCCCTCCGCTGGAAAGGGCGGTCCCATTCCAGCCGGTACTGCATTGCAGAACTGTTGAGCCACGACGGCGCACGCAACTGGATCTGTGCCGGTGCCCGCCCCGGCGGCATTTCGAGCATCTCGACGATTCCGAGATCGTACATCGCAACAGCTTTGGGTGCCACGACCAGGCCATTGCAGGCGGCCAGCAGCATGCCGAGAAACGGAATCAACAACAGTTTGAAGTAGGCTTGCATGGTGTCCTTCATCACGGGGGGCATTTCTCGGGCTAATCAGTGGGTCATCAGCGCCCCTGGAAACCGGCCTCGCCAGGCCCTGGCGTGCGTTCTGCCGGTCCGGTCAACAACATCTGGGGCGTCGCTTCGACTTCTTCGATCAAGCGTCCGAGCCTCCGCGAGGTAACGGTCAGGTCGCGCAGCAGTTCGTTCAGTTGGGGCAAGGTGCCGTCGATTAAACCGTCACCGGCCGCAATCGCGGCCCGATCGACGCGTGCCGACATCTCGGAAAGCTGAACCAGAAGGCCGCGCAACTCGGCTATCGTCGGCTCTGCCACTGCGCTCGTCCGTTCAAGGTTGGCGAGCGTGCTCGAGAGCTTTGCCATGTTGTGTTCGCTGAACGCACTGCGGATGGCAGCCAGCGTTCGCGGCGCATCGGCGAAGGTCTTGTCGACGCCTGCAATGGCGGACTCAAGGCGCTCGAGCGAGCCGCGCAGGCGATCCGCGTTCTCATCATTGAACAGGATGGAAATACGGTCGGCAACTTCCTTGAAGCGCTTTGCCGCCGCCAGTGCGCTGTCGGCAATCTGGTCGATCAGCCCCGACTCCAGGGCAATCCTCGGCAGTCTGCCTGCCTCATCCACCAGCGGGACCCCACCATCGCCTGTCTCATTGAGCTGGACATAGGCGAGTCCGGTCACGCCCTGCGTCCCGAGGCTGGCGCGGGTCTTGTCCGTGACCGGCAGGTCGGCACGGATGCGGATGCGCACCAGAATCTGGCGCGGATTCTCCGGATCGATGCCGATATCGGTCACGCTACCGGCGGACATCCCGCGGTAGCGCACACGGGCCTGCACGTTGAGGCCATTTACCGTGCCGTTCGACACCAGCAGATAGTCCCGTGTCAGCTCCCTGTCTTCCGAGAACCACCAGAGTGACAGCACCAGAATGCTGCCCAGAAAAAGGGCAAAGAGACCGGTCGCGATCGCATGGGCGCGATTTTCCATTATTCAGTTTTCTCCTTGGAGCTGTGCCAATGCACGTCGGCCCTGCGCGCCGCGAAAGAAGCGTTCGATAAAGGGATGATCGACCTTGATCGTGTCTTCCAGCGAGGCGTAACTCAGTATCCTTCGGTCTGCCAGCACCGCCACCTTGCTCGACATCGCCGCGAGCGTGTCCAGATCGTGCGTCACCAGCACGACCGTGAGCCCGAGTTCGTCGCGCAAGGACAGGATCAGGCGTACAAAACTCGCGCTACGGTCGGGGTCCAGTCCCGCCGTCGGCTCGTCGAGCAGCAGCAGCTCGGGCTCGAGCGCCAGCGCACGTGCAAGCGCTGCACGCTTGACCATCCCCCCTGAAAGTTCGGCAGGCATCAACAGGGCATGCTGCGGTTCCATTTCCACCATGGCGAGCTTGAGCGTCACCAGCTGACGGATCTCCTCGTCGGTGGCAATGCGCTCCTCCCGCAAGGGAAAGGCGATGTTCTCCCCAACACTGAAGGCAGAGAACAGCGCACCCTGCTGAAACAGCACACCGAATCGCCTGCGGCGCGCGATCTGCTCATGCATGGAGCCCGAATGCAGCGGCTCGCCGAAAAGGGAGACTTCACCCTGAGCCGGGCGCGTCAGGCCGATGATGTGTCTCAGCAGGGTCGTCTTGCCGCTGCCAGAGCCGCCGACGAGCGAGACGATCTCACCCTTGGCGATATCCAGGTTCAGTCCGTCATGGACAAGGTTCTTGCCAAAGCGCGTCACCACGCCCGACAGGGAAATCACCGCCGAGGTGTCAGATGCAGTACACATGGGTGCCGTGCTCATGCGGGGACCCCGATGGAACGCGTGGCGATGGCAAAGATCGCATCGACCAGGATCACGATGGTGATGGCGGAAACCACCGACGCAGTCGTGTTTGACGAGAGGCTCTCGGTGTTGGGCCGCACTCGCAAACCGAAATGACAGGCGA
This genomic interval from Parazoarcus communis contains the following:
- a CDS encoding ABC-type transport auxiliary lipoprotein family protein; translation: MQAYFKLLLIPFLGMLLAACNGLVVAPKAVAMYDLGIVEMLEMPPGRAPAQIQLRAPSWLNSSAMQYRLEWDRPFQRRAFVESRWVANPSELLARSLDRAILGGSPVANECRLRIELDEFVQIFDSETSARVEIVARAAWLPARSDRVLARKEFRLTQDSIPATAEQGVAAYRRLTRQLSLDLAEWLEELDRTSGQGLNGRAQCRA
- a CDS encoding MlaD family protein — protein: MENRAHAIATGLFALFLGSILVLSLWWFSEDRELTRDYLLVSNGTVNGLNVQARVRYRGMSAGSVTDIGIDPENPRQILVRIRIRADLPVTDKTRASLGTQGVTGLAYVQLNETGDGGVPLVDEAGRLPRIALESGLIDQIADSALAAAKRFKEVADRISILFNDENADRLRGSLERLESAIAGVDKTFADAPRTLAAIRSAFSEHNMAKLSSTLANLERTSAVAEPTIAELRGLLVQLSEMSARVDRAAIAAGDGLIDGTLPQLNELLRDLTVTSRRLGRLIEEVEATPQMLLTGPAERTPGPGEAGFQGR
- a CDS encoding ABC transporter ATP-binding protein, with product MCTASDTSAVISLSGVVTRFGKNLVHDGLNLDIAKGEIVSLVGGSGSGKTTLLRHIIGLTRPAQGEVSLFGEPLHSGSMHEQIARRRRFGVLFQQGALFSAFSVGENIAFPLREERIATDEEIRQLVTLKLAMVEMEPQHALLMPAELSGGMVKRAALARALALEPELLLLDEPTAGLDPDRSASFVRLILSLRDELGLTVVLVTHDLDTLAAMSSKVAVLADRRILSYASLEDTIKVDHPFIERFFRGAQGRRALAQLQGEN